Genomic DNA from Bacillus sp. Marseille-P3661:
TTATTTTTATGGTTCGTGGAATCAAGGGTGGTATTTTTTACGGATTAGTCATTACAGCGATTGTAGGTATGATTGTAGGGCTTGTAAATGTGCCAACTCAAGTAGTGGGGGCTGTTCCGAGTCTTGCTCCAACGTTTGGTCAAGCATTTTTGAATTTAGGTGATGTATTTACAATTCAGATGATTACAGTTGTACTAACGTTCTTATTCGTAGACTTTTTTGATACTGCAGGTACATTGGTAGCTGTTGCTAATCAAGCTGGATTAATGAAGGATAATAAACTTCCGCGTGCTGGTAAAGCATTGTTTGCGGATTCAGCGGCAACTGTTGCAGGTTCGGTATTGGGAACTTCAACTACAACATCATATATTGAATCAAGTGCAGGTGTAGCAGCAGGAGGAAGAACTGGGTTTGCATCTATAGTAACAGCGGGATTATTCTTGCTAGCGTTATTCTTTTCTCCGTTATTGGGAGTGATTACTTCTGCGGTAACGGCTCCAGCATTAATAATAGTTGGTGTTTTAATGGTTTCATCATTAGGGGAAATTGATTGGAAGAAATTTGAGATTGCTGTTCCAGCGTTCTTGACAGTAGTTACAATGCCGCTGACATATAGTATTGCTACCGGTATTGCAATAGGATTTATCTTTTATCCGATTACAATGATCGTAAAAGGACGCGCTAAAGAAATACATCCGATTATGTATGGGTTGTTTATAATATTCCTTCTTTACTTTATTTTCTTAGCGTAAAAGAATAATTTAAACAGGTATTCTCCACAATGATTGGAGAATACCTGTTTTTTTGGCTCTAGTAAATAATGATGGTGATTTCCGCTCAGGGATGTTCCATGGATACCATGGGATGGGCTGTGGGTCTACTCTTCGCTAACGTTTCTTCTTGTGTTGGGGCGCGCGGATATCCCGATATACCCGCAGGAGTCTCGCGCTTTTGGTTCCGATCAACACCAATTTAAAACAACGCAAAGTTTATCGTAGCATTTGCATTAAAGATAAGGGTGACCATTTGATTATTTTGATACTAAAATGAAAAGGCTGATAGTTCATTGTTGCAGAAAGGT
This window encodes:
- a CDS encoding NCS2 family permease — encoded protein: MKKYFQFEELGTNYKREFIAGLTTFLSMAYILFVNPNVLSLADIPDLPPEMRMDGNAVFAATAIAAAIGSLLMGLIAKYPIALAPGMGLNAFFAYSVVLGMQVPWQTALSGVLVSGLIFILLTLTGVREKIINSIPAELKFAVGAGIGLFITFIGLVNAGIIVNNDATLVGIGDLTNGNTLLAIFGIVITVIFMVRGIKGGIFYGLVITAIVGMIVGLVNVPTQVVGAVPSLAPTFGQAFLNLGDVFTIQMITVVLTFLFVDFFDTAGTLVAVANQAGLMKDNKLPRAGKALFADSAATVAGSVLGTSTTTSYIESSAGVAAGGRTGFASIVTAGLFLLALFFSPLLGVITSAVTAPALIIVGVLMVSSLGEIDWKKFEIAVPAFLTVVTMPLTYSIATGIAIGFIFYPITMIVKGRAKEIHPIMYGLFIIFLLYFIFLA